ATGAGCGAAGCAGAACAGGATCTAGATATCGCCATCGGGCACTACGCGGAACTTCTCGCGTCGAACCTGCATGCTCAGCGCGCTGCACACTTCCCACCAGATGCAAAGAAGGAGATGCGCACTTTGACCAGCGGCGAAGCTGCTGAGCTCCTTGGCGTCGACCATACCTATCTTCGGAAGCTTCATCGAGAAGGAAAGATCGTTGACGTCGAGACGACGGCTGGAAGTCATCGCCGCTATACGCTCGACGATATCTGGGAAATCCGACAGACGCTTGAAGGAAACGCAAAAAAGTCTGGAACTTACGTGCCTGGACGTCGCGACGGTGACGAGCTTCAAGTCATTTCAGTGGTGAACTTCAAGGGCGGGTCCGGCAAAACGACGACGTCTGCTCACCTCGCTCAGCGCTTGGCGCTCAAGGGGTACAGGGTTCTTGCGATCGATCTCGACCCCCAAGCATCTCTTTCGGCTCTTCACGGAATCCAGCCAGAACTCGACCTCATGGAGGGCGGAACCCTCTATGATGCCGTTCGCTATGACGATCCGGTTCCGATCGCCGAAGTGATCCGCAAGACCTACATCCGCGGCCTTGATCTTATCCCGGGCAACCTTGAACTCATGGAGTTCGAGCACGAGACGCCTGCTGCGATCCAGCGAGGCGGAGCGAAGGCGTTCTTCGCGAGAGTTCATGACGCACTCGATAGTGTTGAAGCGAACTACGACGTTGTTGTGATCGACTGTCCGCCGCAACTTGGTTTCTTGACAATGTCAGCACTTTCCGCGTCCTCGGGTGTGCTCGTGACGGTTCACCCGCAGATGCTTGACCTTATGTCGATGTCCCAATTCCTGCGAATGACTGCGGATCTCCTTGGAGTAATCAGGGATGCAGGCGCAAATCTGCGCTTCGATTGGCTTCGCTTCTTGCCAACGCGATACAAAGTCGGCGACGCGCCACAGACCGAAGTCATCGCCTTCATTCGCGGGCTCTTTGGGAGGTCGGTCCTGACCAATCACATGGTTGAGTCGACCGCAATTTCTGATGCCGGCTTGACCAAGCAAACGCTCTACGAAGCTGACAAGAAGGACTTCACGCGTCAGACGTTTGATCGTGCGATCGAATCTATGAACGCAGTGAACGATGAGATCGCTGAAATCATCCAGAACACATGGGGGCGGAATGGCAAGAAAGCCTAAACTTGGCCTGCCGCTGCAGACCCTTCGCAACGCTCCTGACGCTCTTGAAGGGCGCCGACTGCGTGGCGGTGTTTTTGAGATCGATCCGGTGCAGATTGTTACCGAAGGACGGTTGGATGACAGGCTTCAGATTGAAGTTGAGGGCCTGAAGAACTCTATTTCCAAGAACGGTCAGCGTGTGCCTGTCTTGGTCCGCCCACTGGAAGGCGATCGCTACAACCTGATCTATGGCCGCAGACGCTTGGAAGCATGTCGCGAACTCGGTATCAAAGTTCGAGCCATCGTCACAGAGGTTGAAGGTGATCAAGCGCTTCGAGATCAGCTTCTCGAGAACCAAGAGCGTCGTGATCTGAGCTTTATTGAACGTGCGCTTGTAGCGACGGCGCTTCTAGACGGCGACCATTTGGAAGGGGCTGAGCGCACCAATCGTGGTGTCGCCGAAGTCCTTAACCTCCACGAAGCTGGGGTTTCACAGCTCTTGAGTGTCGTTCGGACGGTCGGCGAGGATCTCATCCAGGCAATTGGTGCAGCTCCTGGGATTGGTCGCCCGAGATGGGAAGAGCTCAAAAAGGCTTTGGGTGCCTACGACGGTGATCGGGACCAACTGCTAGCCATAGCTCATGCAGCCAAGTCCGGAAGTTCCGGCTCGGCCGATGAGGTTTCTGAGCGTGCGTTTCTCGCAGTTCTGGCAGCTGCGAAGAGCGCAGAGAAGAAAGCAAGCCCGTCTAGAAAGGGTGTGCCTGCTTTGGCGATCCCCGGTGTTGGAGCTGCGACGGTCAAGACTAGCCGCCAAGGCAAGCAGCTCAAACTTGATCTAACTACGGATGAACCTGATTTTATCAGCTGGTTGGAGGGCAACGCCCCAAAGCTGATTACCGAGCTTCATGAGCGCTGGAAGCGTTCAGGAGACTGAGGAAGAGCAACCAACAAGAAGGAGGCACGATACAGGCAAAAAGAAAAAGGCCCCGAGAAGCTAGCTTCACGAGACCTTTGTAAGGTTTCGCACCGGGATCAGCCCGCTACAAAATCTCAGTTTTCGCACTTCTGAATGTAGCGTTCTGGCCCCTACCCCGCAAGCGCAAAGCGATTCGCGGGCCCTAGAATTTTTGTCTTCGTGGACATTTTCATGGAGTACACACCAATCTCGCCGTTTATGCGGCCGATTTCGCACGCCCATTTGCGCGTCATTGAGCGACCCGAGGCATCTGTTCCAGCCAGACCCGTTAACAAGTGGGAACTCCTGCGCGAGCTCTCCAAGGCGCAAGCGGCCTTTGGGGTCTCGGAACGTGATCTGACGGTTTTGCAGGGGCTCCTCAGCTTCTTTCCGGACGATGCGCTTGGCGGGAACGCCGAGATGGTCGTCTTCCCCTCGAACAAGGCGATCTGTGAGCGCCTGAATGGTATGCCCTGCTCCACGATGCGTCGTCACCTCGCGCGTCTTGTCGAGGCTGGCTTGCTCCAGCGGCGCGATAGCCCCAATGGGAAGCGCTACGTCCGTAAGCACGGCGAAGACCGCGTTGCCTTTGGCTTCGATCTTTCCCCGCTCTACTGTCAGTCCGAGGAGATAGCACGGGCCGCAGAGGCCGTACGTGAGGCTGAGGAGCGCGTCAGGCGCCTGAGAGAGGTCGTAAGCCTCATGCGCCGCGATCTCGCGGCCCTCGCCGAGTTCGGAGACGAGATGCAGCCAGGCCTAGGCTTCTGGGATCAGCTTCGCGACAGGGCTGCCCTCACAGCCCGCGCGCTTCGCCGCAAGCTTTCAGTTGAGGACCTCGCGGCCTATCGAGCCGACCTTGAAGCTCTCCTTGACCAGGCACGCAACATCATTGATGGCCCTGAAACAGAAGAAATGAACACCAATGATGCCCAATCTGAGCGTCACCATCATAATTCAAATAAAGAATCTATAGATCTTGAACCTGCTTTAGAAAAAAGCGGGGCGGCGGCGGGTGTGCCAGATGTGGATACGAATGAGCCGGTGGCTGACGTTGATGAACAGGACACAAGACACCTGCCAAAGATCCCGCTGCACCTAGTGATCGCGGCATGTCCCTCGCTCAAGACCTTCTACCAAGGTGAGATCCGGCATTGGCATCAGCTTTTCGATGCGGCGTGCCATGTGCGGCCAGCCATGGGCATCAGTGCGTCTGCATGGGAAGAAGCACAGCGTTTCATGGGTCCGGAGCAAGCGTCGATCGTCGTTGCTGCCATGCTGGAACGCTTCGCCGACATAAGATCGCCTGGTGGATACTTGCGAGCTCTGACTGCCAAAGCTGCGGCAGGCGAGTTTTCCTGTGGCCCAATGGTCATGGCATTGATTGGCCGGCGGAACGCGGCTTAACAGCTGTTAAACTCCGATCTCGTGCGGCTGGCATGGCATAACTTAACAGCTGTTAAGTAGGCTCTCGGCACACAAACGGTGTTCGATAGAGAAAAGTTAGGGGGTTGAGGTGTGGCGGTATTTGAGATCGTGAAAGTGGCTTTCGTCTTCGTCGCGGCGAAGATCTGATGACGAGGGCATCCCGATCATCATGGTAAAACCTCAGCTGGTGACCATCGCTGCTAGTAGCGCAAAGGCGGCTAGCGAAGAACATACAGAGCGTTGCGCTGTAGCCAACCTAGCAGTTGCGCGCCTCCGCGGCCCCTGCCCTTTTCGATGTCTGAGATCTGATGATGAATACCCTCAACAATTGGCTCAACGCTATCCGGCGCCTGCTGACGGCGATTTGGGTCCTGGCCTCGGATATTCCCTTGGCCTTCATCGGTGCTAATGCCTGAGAGGTAGGTTGTGGATGTCTGTTGCATGATATCGTGGCTACGGGCCGTAGCGCACAAGGAGCAGACGATCGATGGTTGCCAAAACCGTTTGACCAAGGGCTCGATCCTCGAATTCCCGCGCGCGGGGAGCCGGTAACTTCTCAGTCACTTCGATAATGGCGACATGGCCAGCGAGGCAATCGGTTCCTCAAGCGCAGCAGCTGGTTGCCAGCGGTCCCGCGTTCCACTGATTTGGTCGTAGTGGACGGCGACGACATCGAAGAACAGCGGGTGCAACTTGATCTCTTGATTTCATGACACCCGAACTCTTCAAAAGAGTGCTTTGATGTTGGCTGCGGAATGATCTGATCCACCCGGTGGATGAAAGCGATTTAATAACAATGGGTTATTGTGTTTTAGTGTTCGCGATGAGAAATTATGCCCATAACAGCCATCATCGACATGGTTTCCCTTTCCAGGGTGCCGATCCGCTACATCGGCGGGAAGCCAAAGCATCAGCACGCTTTATGAAGAAGTTGGCAGTTGCGGGCCGATTGAACGGTTTGGGCTATCTCGTGAAGAAGGAGCCGCCACAGGTCTAGCCGATGGGCCCTGTGGAAGTTCTGATCCCGTCGTACCAGTACAGTTCGGTGGCGATTGGGTGTTTCATGGGTTTGGTCCACGAAAAGTGAAAGTGTTCTTCGGGTTTTGTGACTGACGGATGAGGGCCTTTGGGGTCCCTCAGATGGGTCCGGGCCGGGTTCCGGTCTGCCGTTCCGGATGAAGGGCATTCCCATGCAAACAGGTGTCTTGCGCGTGCTCCGCGCAACCGCCGCCTCCTGGTGGCGACATAGAGAGCTGCGCCGAACTGGCCAGACGGCGCTGGCACAGCGGCTCGAACGCCAGACCGTCCTGCGTGATCTCGGCTATCTGAAGCAGGCGGCGTCATTGCCAAACGCGCGTGTGATCTGCGGCGAGGGTGGGACATTCCTCCATCTCGGTTGGACCACCGTGTCGAGTTTCGCGCCGATCGAGCGCTTTCCCTTGGCCGCGCTTACGGTCGCGCGAGGGACGCCGTTCATCGATATCCGACCCATCAGTGACGTCATCGCCTTCGCGAACGTGCCGCGGGTGGCGCGAGGCGGATCGGTCGACGCTGACCATTCAAGTGCCGGCCAGTCTGTCTCGCTGACCACCTACATCGACATGGTCGAAAAGCTCGGCGCGAGCATCACCAACGATCCGCGGCCCTGTCGGTCAACCTGATCCCCAAACTTCTCACCAACACACGAAAGGACGCCAGCCATGGCCCGATCCCGCACGCCCAAATTCGATGCCTCCGAGGTCATCACAAGCGAAATCATTCGCATCATCGAGCGCGGTGTACTGCCGTGGCGCAAGCCATGGACCGCAGGTGGCAGCTCGCGTCCTCTGCGCGTTGGAGGAGAGCCGTACCAGGGGGTCAACAACTTCATGCTGACCATGCGCACCGTGATGGCGGGCCATAGCTCGCCCTTCTGGATGACGCTGCCTCAGGCCAATGCCTTGGACGCGAAGGTGCGCAAAGGCGAGAAGTCCTCTGTCGTTGTCTACTACGGCCAAAGCCGGAAAGACGCCGGCGGCGAGGATGATCAGGAGGAGAGCGATGATCGGTCCGAGGAGGCCGGCATCTACCGCTTCCAGAAATCCTACCGCGTATTCAATGCCTGCCAGATCGAGGGCTTGCCCGACAGCTTCTTCCCCGATCCGGAGCCCGAGCCCGAGCATCCGCCGTCCGAGCCCATCCCGCACATGCAGGCGTTTTTCGATGCCATCGACATCACAACCGTCTTCACGGGAACGGAAGCGTACTATCTGCCCCCCGTGGACAAGGTTTACATGCCATCCATCACGCGGTTCCAGGACCCGCGCAATTTCTACGGGGTCTGGGCGCATGAGTTGGCCCATGCGACGAAAGCCCCCCATCGATTGAACCGTGATTTCGGGTTCTCGAAGTTTGGCAACACGTCCTATGCGCGCGAGGAGATCGTCGCGGAACTGACCTCGGTGTTTCTGGGGCAGACGCTCGGCTTCACGGCGCATACGCTCGAGATGAATGCCGCCTACCTCCACAACTGGTTGCGTGTCCTGCGCTCCGACAAGGGCGCGATCTTCCGGCACGCCGCCGATGCGCAGCGCGCCTGTGATTATCTGATCGCCAGATCGGAGGCGGGCAGGGCAGGGGAGGTCGACCAGGCCGCTTGAGGGAATGTGTCTCGGCAAAGGGAAAGCAGGCTTTGGGAAGGGTATTTCAAACTTCTCAAAGGACAGACCCATGACCTCCGTAGCACACCCTCTGACAGACCGCCCAGACCCCGCCGTAATCGCCGATCAGAACGATGCCTTCCGCAAGCTCGCCTGCCTCGGGATAGCGCCAGAGGCGCCCATACAAGGCCGCATGCATGTGACTCGCTCGCTCATGGAGGCCGGTGACGGCTTCATGGCCGAGGCGGTGAAGGCAACCGGTGAGTTTGCCACGTTCGAGCCTGAGAATGACCCGGAAGGCTGGCACGATTTCGGGGCGGTCGAGATCCGGGGCGAGACCGTGTTCTGGAAACTGGATCTGTATGAAGCAGGCTCGGATTTCCGCTACGGGGCCGAGACCCCGGACAACCCCGCCACCACCATGCGCGTGCTGACCATCATGCTGGCGCGCGACTGGTAAAGGGGCAGGGGACGCCCCCCCCCCTGACATCTCAGACGATGAAGGCCCGCTGCCCCTCAAAAGGCAAAGCGGGCCTTCTGTCGTTTTGATCCCCGAAGCCGGGGATTGGTCGCGCGCGAGCGCGGGCCGCACCATACCC
The Roseivivax sp. THAF197b genome window above contains:
- the repA gene encoding plasmid partitioning protein RepA codes for the protein MSEAEQDLDIAIGHYAELLASNLHAQRAAHFPPDAKKEMRTLTSGEAAELLGVDHTYLRKLHREGKIVDVETTAGSHRRYTLDDIWEIRQTLEGNAKKSGTYVPGRRDGDELQVISVVNFKGGSGKTTTSAHLAQRLALKGYRVLAIDLDPQASLSALHGIQPELDLMEGGTLYDAVRYDDPVPIAEVIRKTYIRGLDLIPGNLELMEFEHETPAAIQRGGAKAFFARVHDALDSVEANYDVVVIDCPPQLGFLTMSALSASSGVLVTVHPQMLDLMSMSQFLRMTADLLGVIRDAGANLRFDWLRFLPTRYKVGDAPQTEVIAFIRGLFGRSVLTNHMVESTAISDAGLTKQTLYEADKKDFTRQTFDRAIESMNAVNDEIAEIIQNTWGRNGKKA
- the repC gene encoding plasmid replication protein RepC; protein product: MEYTPISPFMRPISHAHLRVIERPEASVPARPVNKWELLRELSKAQAAFGVSERDLTVLQGLLSFFPDDALGGNAEMVVFPSNKAICERLNGMPCSTMRRHLARLVEAGLLQRRDSPNGKRYVRKHGEDRVAFGFDLSPLYCQSEEIARAAEAVREAEERVRRLREVVSLMRRDLAALAEFGDEMQPGLGFWDQLRDRAALTARALRRKLSVEDLAAYRADLEALLDQARNIIDGPETEEMNTNDAQSERHHHNSNKESIDLEPALEKSGAAAGVPDVDTNEPVADVDEQDTRHLPKIPLHLVIAACPSLKTFYQGEIRHWHQLFDAACHVRPAMGISASAWEEAQRFMGPEQASIVVAAMLERFADIRSPGGYLRALTAKAAAGEFSCGPMVMALIGRRNAA
- a CDS encoding ArdC family protein; translation: MARSRTPKFDASEVITSEIIRIIERGVLPWRKPWTAGGSSRPLRVGGEPYQGVNNFMLTMRTVMAGHSSPFWMTLPQANALDAKVRKGEKSSVVVYYGQSRKDAGGEDDQEESDDRSEEAGIYRFQKSYRVFNACQIEGLPDSFFPDPEPEPEHPPSEPIPHMQAFFDAIDITTVFTGTEAYYLPPVDKVYMPSITRFQDPRNFYGVWAHELAHATKAPHRLNRDFGFSKFGNTSYAREEIVAELTSVFLGQTLGFTAHTLEMNAAYLHNWLRVLRSDKGAIFRHAADAQRACDYLIARSEAGRAGEVDQAA
- a CDS encoding DUF3768 domain-containing protein, yielding MTSVAHPLTDRPDPAVIADQNDAFRKLACLGIAPEAPIQGRMHVTRSLMEAGDGFMAEAVKATGEFATFEPENDPEGWHDFGAVEIRGETVFWKLDLYEAGSDFRYGAETPDNPATTMRVLTIMLARDW
- the repB gene encoding plasmid partitioning protein RepB, producing the protein MARKPKLGLPLQTLRNAPDALEGRRLRGGVFEIDPVQIVTEGRLDDRLQIEVEGLKNSISKNGQRVPVLVRPLEGDRYNLIYGRRRLEACRELGIKVRAIVTEVEGDQALRDQLLENQERRDLSFIERALVATALLDGDHLEGAERTNRGVAEVLNLHEAGVSQLLSVVRTVGEDLIQAIGAAPGIGRPRWEELKKALGAYDGDRDQLLAIAHAAKSGSSGSADEVSERAFLAVLAAAKSAEKKASPSRKGVPALAIPGVGAATVKTSRQGKQLKLDLTTDEPDFISWLEGNAPKLITELHERWKRSGD